Proteins from a single region of Trichoplusia ni isolate ovarian cell line Hi5 chromosome 3, tn1, whole genome shotgun sequence:
- the LOC113508800 gene encoding leucine-rich repeat-containing protein 74B-like — MTDSSTSSKKSSVEVVYKKVVEDESSEEVPMEDWSSLELDFVYYNFKRDLHEQGLYDPGSEDICAKYICMSDSSVLRHVYYNYPAVKDPGILEALEQPEPVVTYADDGQDLYLAVCRIMHICPIRIFHKSLLSKTIDLKYYGIYPKGFRAMAIALSRNTFVKTLDLTDNWIPHDGCLHLGEMIKENDSLVEIDFTGCRIGPRGTQILAHYLRFNRTLLKLNLSGNEMEDTGAEFLSSALRLGSRLVDVNLSRNKLSAKAVYSLCEAFEVYNRLTHLNLSWNMILSPKAVFTLCNYLAENKSFSEFDLSWNSIAGSRVGQAIQTLLSNNKINRVILNHNRLSGEAVKFIGLGLIKAKKLETLDLSFNPLTSSDAFNLLVRLKDRRVKLKNLLLDNVIVETKFIQTLKEIQRMKSRQKTLVTHGYVNPSHSPMPTDIRPLLLRRAEAVGQAAKKKSHRVDAALVFMQMYKMNPEPINIKEFSRLSLMLGLHLGDPFVDEMYDAFPGPKSGKLVKLIDMAQVMEFVKRLYPDRRLPATPPSASAPPTPPPPSKAQAKSP, encoded by the coding sequence ATGACGGACAGCTCTACGTCGTCGAAAAAATCTTCAGTTGAAGTAGTTTATAAGAAAGTTGTAGAAGATGAGTCCTCGGAAGAAGTCCCCATGGAGGACTGGTCTTCTCTGGAGTTGGATTTCGTTTATTATAACTTCAAACGTGACCTACACGAGCAAGGCCTGTACGACCCTGGCAGTGAGGATATATGCGccaaatacatatgtatgtcAGACAGTTCAGTCCTTCGTCATGTGTATTACAATTATCCAGCTGTTAAAGACCCCGGTATATTAGAAGCTTTAGAGCAACCAGAGCCCGTAGTTACATATGCTGATGACGGCCAGGATCTGTACCTAGCTGTGTGCAGAATAATGCATATATGTCCCATAAGGATTTTTCATAAATCTTTGCTGAGTAAGACAATTGATTTAAAGTACTACGGGATTTATCCTAAAGGGTTTCGAGCTATGGCTATTGCTTTAAGTAGAAACACATTTGTGAAAACTCTAGATTTAACAGATAATTGGATTCCTCACGATGGATGTCTCCATTTGGGCGAAATGATTAAAGAGAATGATTCTTTAGTAGAGATTGACTTCACTGGATGCAGAATTGGGCCTAGGGGTACACAGATATTGGCTCATTATCTTCGATTCAATCGCACTCTTCTCAAACTAAACCTTTCAGGGAATGAAATGGAAGATACAGGAGCAGAATTCTTATCTAGTGCTTTAAGACTGGGATCAAGACTAGTTGATGTAAATCTAAGCAGAAATAAACTTTCTGCCAAAGCCGTTTATTCTCTATGCGAAGCTTTTGAGGTTTATAACCGTTTAACTCATCTGAATTTATCCTGGAACATGATATTATCCCCGAAAGCTGTGTTTACTTTGTGTAATTATCTTGCGGAAAATAAAAGCTTCTCCGAATTTGACTTATCTTGGAATTCGATAGCGGGATCTCGTGTGGGGCAGGCCATTCAGACACTTCTTTCTAATAATAAGATAAATCGTGTAATTTTAAACCACAATAGACTTTCGGGTGAAGCTGTAAAGTTCATAGGATTAGGATTAATTAAAGCTAAAAAGTTAGAGACTCTTGACTTATCATTTAATCCTCTTACTTCAAGCGATGCCTTCAATTTACTTGTTCGTTTAAAAGACCGCCGAGTTAAACTCAAGAATCTGCTGCTTGATAATGTGATAGTAGAAACGAAGTTCATACAAACCCTTAAAGAAATACAAAGAATGAAAAGTCGTCAGAAAACTCTTGTCACCCACGGTTACGTAAATCCCTCACATAGTCCGATGCCGACGGATATTCGACCTCTGCTGCTGAGGAGAGCCGAAGCTGTCGGTCAAGCAGCAAAGAAAAAGAGTCACAGGGTTGACGCTGCCTTAGTGTTTATGCAAATGTACAAGATGAACCCAGAGCCGATAAACATAAAGGAGTTCTCTCGGTTATCATTAATGCTAGGTTTGCATCTAGGCGACCCATTTGTCGACGAGATGTACGACGCGTTCCCTGGTCCCAAGAGCGGGAAGCTCGTCAAATTGATCGACATGGCTCAAGTTATGGAGTTCGTGAAGAGGTTATACCCTGACAGGCGGCTGCCCGCTACACCACCGTCTGCGTCCGCCCCACCTACCCCGCCACCCCCGAGCAAAGCGCAGGCAAAGTCACCCTAA